Proteins found in one Pongo pygmaeus isolate AG05252 chromosome 8, NHGRI_mPonPyg2-v2.0_pri, whole genome shotgun sequence genomic segment:
- the DUSP13A gene encoding dual specificity protein phosphatase 13A, with amino-acid sequence MAETSLPELGGEDKATPCPSILELEELLRAGKSSCSRVDEVWPNLFIGDAATANNRFELWKLGITHVLNAAHGGLYCQGGPDFYGSSVSYLGVPAHDLPDFDISAYFSSAADFIHRALNTPGAKVLVHCVVGVSRSATLVLAYLMLHQRLSLRQAVITVRQHRWVFPNRGFLHQLCRLDQQLRGAGQS; translated from the exons ATGGCTGAGACCTCTCTCCCAGAGCTGGGGGGAGAGGACAAAGCCACACCTTGCCCCAGCATCCTGGAGCTGGAGGAGCTCCTGAGGGCGGGGAAGTCTTCTTGCAGCCGCGTGGACGAAGTTTGGCCCAACCTTTTCATAGGAGATGC GGCCACGGCAAACAACCGCTTTGAGCTGTGGAAGCTGGGCATCACTCACGTGCTGAACGCCGCCCACGGGGGCCTCTACTGTCAGGGCGGCCCTGACTTCTACGGCAGCAGTGTGAGCTACCTGGGGGTGCCAGCCCACGACCTCCCTGATTTTGACATCAGTGCCTACTTCTCCTCTGCGGCTGACTTCATCCACCGTGCCCTCAACACGCCTGGGG CCAAGGTCCTGGTGCACTGTGTGGTGGGCGTGAGCCGCTCTGCCACGCTGGTCCTGGCCTACCTCATGCTGCACCAGCGGCTGTCCCTGCGCCAGGCGGTCATCACTGTGAGGCAGCACCGATGGGTCTTCCCCAACCGAGGCTTCCTGCACCAGCTCTGCAGGCTGGACCAGCAACTGCGGGGTGCCGGCCAGAGCTGA